From Flavobacterium lipolyticum, one genomic window encodes:
- the metQ gene encoding methionine ABC transporter substrate-binding lipoprotein MetQ: MNNKLNFLKFAGIVALSIVVSNCGKSKSNDPHHIKVGVAAGPEYVVAQAAQKVAKDKYGLEVELVSFNDYVIPNEALSQGDIDVNAFQHKPYLDEQSKQRGYKLAIIAKTFIYPIAAYSKKIKNLSELKNESTIIIPNDPTNGGRSLLLLEKNGVLKLRPNVGLLPKVTDIVENPKNLKILELEAPQLPRALDDQNVAIAIINNTFASQAGLVPARDALFVEDKDSPYVNLIVSRDDNKKEEKIKQFVAAFQSAEVEQAAVREFKGGAVKGW, translated from the coding sequence ATGAATAATAAACTAAATTTTTTAAAATTTGCAGGAATTGTGGCACTGTCAATTGTGGTGTCCAATTGCGGAAAAAGTAAAAGTAACGATCCGCACCATATTAAAGTTGGTGTTGCTGCCGGTCCGGAATATGTGGTGGCTCAGGCAGCTCAAAAAGTGGCCAAAGACAAATACGGTCTTGAAGTAGAATTGGTTTCTTTTAACGATTATGTGATTCCAAACGAAGCGTTGAGTCAAGGTGATATTGATGTGAATGCTTTTCAACACAAACCTTATTTAGACGAGCAATCGAAACAGCGCGGATACAAACTGGCGATTATTGCCAAAACCTTTATTTATCCAATTGCCGCTTATTCTAAAAAGATCAAAAACCTTTCGGAATTGAAAAACGAAAGCACAATCATTATTCCAAATGACCCGACAAACGGAGGGCGTTCTTTGTTGCTTTTAGAGAAAAACGGTGTACTGAAACTTCGCCCAAATGTTGGTTTATTACCTAAAGTAACGGATATAGTGGAAAACCCTAAGAATCTTAAAATATTAGAATTAGAAGCGCCGCAATTGCCACGTGCTTTAGACGATCAGAATGTTGCAATTGCGATTATCAATAATACTTTTGCTTCACAGGCAGGACTGGTTCCGGCTCGTGATGCCCTGTTTGTAGAGGACAAAGATTCGCCTTACGTTAACTTAATCGTGAGCCGTGATGACAACAAAAAAGAAGAAAAAATAAAACAGTTTGTAGCAGCTTTTCAGTCAGCAGAAGTAGAACAAGCTGCGGTTCGTGAATTTAAAGGCGGAGCGGTAAAGGGCTGGTAA
- a CDS encoding PQQ-dependent sugar dehydrogenase: protein MKNLKHIVLLSGVFFTFLSCSNDKETPSNPGTITNPVEGNPANTTYKPAFVGQTRTNGVQTNTAFEAKVITSALTSPWGVKSLPDGRLLVTQKGGTMRIVTTAGVISDPITGIPAVNAGGQGGLLGLCLDPEFASNRMIYWVFSEATGGGNNTAVAKGKLSANEKTIEGATIIYRAKPANASTLHYGGRILFDKTGNLVVSTGERSVLETRPLAQSITSGLGKVVRITKEGQPAPGNPTFSQAGALPELYTYGHRNPQGLALHPVSGEVWLSEHGPRGGDEINRLKAGTNYGWPTITYGIEYSGEKIGAGIQQQDGMEQPVYYWDPVVSPSGMTFYSGNRVPEWQNNLFIGALSGMHIVRLAIDNNKVVGEERLLVSENQRFRDITQGNDGALYAVTDGGRLYKIDKK, encoded by the coding sequence ATGAAAAATCTAAAACACATTGTGCTTCTTTCGGGCGTATTCTTTACTTTTCTGAGCTGTTCAAATGACAAAGAAACGCCATCTAATCCCGGTACGATTACAAATCCTGTAGAAGGTAATCCTGCGAATACGACTTATAAACCTGCTTTTGTAGGGCAAACTCGTACCAATGGTGTACAGACCAATACGGCATTTGAAGCTAAGGTTATTACAAGTGCGCTTACAAGCCCTTGGGGAGTTAAAAGTCTTCCAGATGGCCGTTTGTTAGTCACACAAAAGGGAGGTACTATGCGCATCGTTACAACTGCGGGAGTGATAAGTGATCCAATTACCGGTATTCCTGCTGTAAATGCAGGAGGGCAGGGGGGTCTGTTGGGCTTATGTCTGGATCCTGAGTTTGCATCAAACAGAATGATTTATTGGGTATTTTCAGAAGCTACTGGCGGAGGAAATAACACGGCAGTGGCCAAGGGAAAATTATCGGCTAATGAGAAAACAATAGAAGGAGCGACGATTATCTACAGAGCAAAGCCTGCCAATGCCAGCACCCTTCATTATGGCGGACGTATTTTGTTTGATAAGACAGGTAATTTGGTAGTTAGCACCGGAGAACGTTCGGTTTTAGAAACAAGGCCTTTGGCACAATCGATTACATCAGGTCTTGGTAAGGTGGTAAGAATTACAAAAGAAGGTCAGCCGGCACCAGGAAATCCAACTTTTAGTCAGGCAGGAGCATTGCCTGAATTGTATACTTACGGACACAGAAATCCTCAGGGATTGGCGCTTCACCCGGTTAGTGGTGAAGTTTGGCTTTCGGAACATGGACCACGAGGAGGAGATGAAATCAATCGCTTAAAGGCTGGTACAAATTACGGATGGCCTACCATTACTTACGGAATTGAATACAGCGGAGAAAAAATAGGCGCGGGAATTCAACAGCAGGATGGTATGGAACAGCCGGTTTATTACTGGGATCCGGTAGTCTCGCCTAGTGGTATGACGTTTTATAGCGGTAATCGCGTTCCGGAATGGCAGAACAATCTTTTTATTGGGGCTTTAAGCGGAATGCATATCGTGCGTCTTGCTATAGATAATAATAAAGTTGTGGGTGAAGAGAGGCTTTTGGTGTCAGAGAATCAACGCTTCAGAGATATTACTCAAGGAAATGACGGGGCTTTATATGCGGTTACGGATGGCGGCAGATTGTATAAGATTGATAAAAAGTGA
- a CDS encoding MFS transporter: MKTETTFTNTLTDSKQLAQQTVFSILFTISFTHFINDMLQAVIPAVYPILKTKFSLSFTEVGLITLTYQLTASILQPFIGFYTDKKPRPYSLAIGMGFTLVGLAAVAVASSFVNILLAVSLIGIGSSIFHPESSRVAHLASGGKRGLAQSIFQLGGNAGSAIGPLLAAIIVVPYGQFNIIWFCLAAIVGIVILSGIARWYQEHLNLKAKNKSAISEERHHTLSKQKVIISLGILLVLIFSKYFYMASMTSYYTFYLIDKFHLSVQESQIYLFAFLGAVAAGTLFGGALGDRFGRKYIIWVSILGVAPFTLLLPYVSLFWTGILSVIIGLIISSAFSAILVYATELVPGKVGLIAGLFFGLAFGMGGLGSAVLGKLADTTSIEYVFKICAFLPLIGVLTSFLPNIEGKKGKQ, translated from the coding sequence ATGAAAACAGAAACTACTTTTACCAATACCCTAACAGACTCTAAGCAATTAGCGCAGCAAACCGTTTTCTCCATTTTGTTCACGATCAGTTTTACGCATTTCATTAATGATATGTTACAAGCTGTAATTCCGGCCGTTTACCCCATTTTAAAAACTAAATTTAGTTTGAGTTTTACTGAAGTCGGACTTATTACCCTGACCTATCAGCTAACAGCCTCAATCCTACAGCCTTTCATTGGTTTTTATACCGATAAAAAGCCGCGTCCGTATTCGCTGGCAATAGGTATGGGCTTTACCCTCGTGGGTCTTGCGGCAGTTGCGGTCGCTTCCAGCTTTGTCAATATTTTACTTGCGGTAAGTTTAATTGGTATTGGTTCGTCTATATTTCACCCCGAATCGTCAAGGGTTGCCCATCTGGCTTCAGGAGGAAAAAGAGGTCTGGCCCAATCTATTTTTCAACTGGGAGGAAATGCCGGAAGTGCTATCGGACCATTATTAGCAGCGATAATTGTTGTTCCTTACGGACAGTTTAACATTATATGGTTCTGCTTGGCCGCTATTGTTGGCATTGTAATACTTTCAGGTATTGCCAGATGGTATCAGGAACATTTGAATCTGAAGGCAAAAAACAAATCGGCTATTTCTGAAGAAAGACACCACACCCTTTCTAAGCAAAAAGTAATAATTTCTTTGGGAATTTTACTGGTTCTGATCTTTTCAAAGTACTTCTACATGGCCAGCATGACCAGTTATTATACTTTTTATCTGATTGATAAGTTTCATTTATCAGTTCAGGAATCACAAATTTATCTTTTCGCTTTTCTGGGTGCAGTAGCAGCCGGAACGTTGTTTGGTGGCGCATTAGGTGATCGTTTTGGACGAAAGTATATTATTTGGGTTTCTATTTTAGGCGTTGCTCCGTTTACACTATTATTACCTTACGTTTCGCTTTTCTGGACCGGAATTTTATCGGTAATTATTGGATTGATCATATCCTCTGCCTTCTCCGCAATTTTGGTTTACGCTACTGAATTAGTTCCCGGAAAAGTAGGTCTGATTGCAGGTCTTTTCTTTGGTTTAGCCTTTGGTATGGGAGGATTAGGGTCTGCCGTACTGGGAAAACTTGCCGACACTACCAGCATCGAATATGTCTTTAAAATTTGTGCTTTCTTACCTTTAATTGGTGTTCTGACCAGTTTCTTGCCAAACATCGAAGGAAAAAAAGGAAAACAATAA
- the metN gene encoding methionine ABC transporter ATP-binding protein MetN: protein MIELKNVTKNFHQKDRIVSALSDVSLRVPPGKIFGVIGTSGAGKSTLIRCVNLLERPTSGEIIVDGKALMQLSNAQLAVERRQIGMIFQHFNLLSSRTVFENVAFPLELVGASKAEIKSRVLELLELVGLKEKASDYPASLSGGQKQRVAIARTLANNPKVLLCDEATSALDPATTRSILNLLKDINRRLNITVLLITHQMEVVKSICDEVAVISHGKLIEQGSVGEIFADPKHELTKEFIASSLHLDVPQIYQERLRKEDGEGLNPLLRLEMTGKSVNEPVISEVSRLFDTNFKIVSAQMDQAGEVNFGVMLIELSGKRENYDAAIQYFISKHIKTEIIGYV, encoded by the coding sequence ATGATTGAATTAAAAAATGTCACTAAGAATTTCCATCAGAAGGACCGAATAGTTTCTGCCTTATCGGATGTATCGCTTAGGGTTCCACCCGGGAAAATTTTTGGTGTAATAGGAACATCGGGAGCAGGAAAAAGTACCTTAATTCGATGTGTGAATTTGTTGGAAAGACCCACTTCGGGAGAAATTATTGTAGACGGAAAAGCATTAATGCAATTGTCTAATGCCCAACTGGCGGTAGAGAGAAGACAAATTGGAATGATTTTTCAGCACTTTAATTTACTTTCATCACGCACGGTTTTTGAAAATGTTGCCTTTCCTCTGGAGCTTGTGGGAGCTTCTAAAGCTGAAATCAAAAGTCGTGTTTTAGAATTATTGGAATTGGTAGGTTTGAAAGAAAAGGCAAGTGATTATCCGGCAAGTCTTTCGGGCGGTCAAAAACAAAGGGTTGCCATTGCACGTACGCTGGCCAATAATCCCAAAGTACTTTTATGTGATGAGGCTACAAGTGCACTGGATCCTGCGACTACAAGATCGATTTTAAATTTACTGAAAGACATTAACCGTCGTTTGAACATTACCGTTCTTCTAATTACGCACCAAATGGAAGTCGTGAAATCGATCTGTGATGAAGTAGCGGTAATCAGTCACGGAAAATTAATAGAGCAGGGAAGTGTTGGAGAAATTTTTGCTGATCCGAAACACGAACTGACCAAAGAATTTATTGCTTCGTCTTTGCATCTTGATGTTCCACAGATCTATCAGGAAAGGCTGCGAAAGGAAGATGGTGAAGGACTGAACCCGCTCTTGAGACTTGAAATGACGGGTAAATCGGTTAACGAGCCTGTTATTTCGGAGGTTTCGCGTTTGTTTGATACCAATTTTAAGATTGTAAGCGCGCAAATGGATCAGGCAGGAGAAGTTAATTTTGGTGTGATGCTGATCGAATTGTCAGGTAAACGTGAAAATTATGACGCTGCAATCCAGTATTTTATTTCAAAACATATTAAAACAGAAATCATAGGTTATGTCTGA
- a CDS encoding T9SS type A sorting domain-containing protein — protein MKKCYLLPMLILSFFAYSQDILWEKSYGGQHADYLFDAQPTADYGFILAGSSLSNKTGNKDDDNHGDLDYWIWKMGEKGELVWQKSIGGSGCDLLQSIKNTRDGGFILAGTSDSGVGFQKKDSCKGITDFWVIKLDASGSEQWQRTIGGTGKDELLCAFQTKDGGYMLGGSSSSDYSGNGLTGTNRISKPTTKAAQFNKLEKCRGNMDYWIVKLDQQGDVEWQKTYGGAYTDVLRSMEQTTDNGYILAGYSNSPVSGDKTENNKGVGDYWIIKITDTGEIQWQKTYGAEGDDQPYVIHQTADGGYIAGGNSNSKNALTTLGGIVGNGTDYWILKLDKDGGVVWSKTYDFGKTDILTSLVENQDQSYLIGGYAQSESRRPREGIVAKALNTVSKEKEGINDYIAMKIDDKGEEIWNKTVGSAGEDILRKLIETRDGGYLMAGTSNSASSRDKNGSMGGNDFWVVKLKDKTKVEKVKSSIEVIPNSASSYTNIIIGYDFKEGTATLIDIAGRTLQEFDLNSRTVPVNLSRYPEGIYIIKVRTDVKTESVKVIKSVR, from the coding sequence ATGAAAAAATGCTATCTGTTACCTATGTTAATTTTATCCTTCTTTGCCTATTCTCAGGACATTCTCTGGGAAAAATCATACGGAGGGCAGCATGCCGATTATTTGTTTGACGCGCAGCCCACAGCCGATTATGGTTTTATCCTGGCAGGTAGTTCCTTATCTAACAAAACCGGAAATAAAGACGATGATAATCATGGGGATCTGGATTACTGGATCTGGAAAATGGGTGAAAAAGGAGAACTGGTCTGGCAAAAAAGCATTGGCGGAAGCGGCTGTGATTTGCTTCAGAGCATTAAAAACACCAGAGACGGCGGTTTCATTCTGGCTGGGACTTCTGACTCAGGAGTTGGCTTTCAAAAGAAAGATAGTTGCAAAGGCATTACTGATTTTTGGGTCATCAAATTGGATGCATCGGGTAGTGAACAATGGCAAAGAACTATTGGAGGTACAGGGAAGGATGAACTCTTATGTGCTTTTCAAACCAAAGACGGAGGTTATATGTTAGGAGGTTCATCCAGTTCCGATTATTCAGGTAATGGACTTACCGGAACAAACAGAATTTCTAAGCCCACCACAAAAGCGGCTCAGTTTAATAAATTAGAGAAATGCCGTGGTAACATGGACTACTGGATTGTTAAACTGGACCAACAGGGCGATGTTGAATGGCAAAAGACCTACGGAGGAGCATATACCGATGTACTGAGAAGCATGGAACAAACCACAGACAATGGCTATATTTTGGCAGGTTATTCTAATTCTCCTGTTTCAGGGGATAAAACAGAAAATAACAAAGGAGTCGGTGATTACTGGATTATCAAAATAACGGATACCGGCGAAATTCAATGGCAGAAGACCTATGGAGCCGAAGGAGACGATCAGCCTTATGTCATTCATCAGACTGCCGATGGCGGTTATATTGCGGGCGGAAACTCCAACAGCAAAAATGCTTTGACCACACTGGGCGGCATAGTAGGCAACGGGACCGATTACTGGATCCTGAAACTCGATAAAGACGGAGGTGTGGTATGGAGTAAAACCTATGATTTTGGAAAAACAGACATCCTGACCTCATTGGTAGAAAACCAAGATCAAAGTTACCTCATAGGCGGTTATGCGCAAAGCGAAAGCAGGCGTCCGCGTGAAGGGATCGTAGCCAAAGCACTTAACACTGTCAGTAAAGAAAAAGAAGGTATTAACGACTATATCGCGATGAAAATAGACGATAAAGGCGAAGAAATCTGGAACAAAACCGTAGGCAGTGCCGGTGAAGATATCCTCAGGAAGTTAATCGAAACCCGAGACGGAGGATATCTGATGGCAGGAACCTCAAATTCGGCTTCCTCAAGAGATAAAAATGGCAGTATGGGAGGCAATGATTTTTGGGTAGTAAAACTCAAAGACAAAACCAAAGTAGAAAAGGTAAAATCCAGCATCGAAGTCATTCCTAATTCTGCTTCAAGCTATACCAACATCATCATTGGTTATGATTTTAAAGAGGGTACCGCCACACTGATCGACATCGCCGGACGCACCTTACAGGAATTTGACCTCAACAGCAGAACCGTTCCCGTTAATCTAAGCCGATACCCTGAGGGAATCTACATCATCAAAGTCAGAACAGATGTGAAAACAGAATCTGTAAAAGTGATTAAAAGTGTACGATAA
- a CDS encoding FadR/GntR family transcriptional regulator gives MKTLIQKKSLAEEVASKIQEQITLGHYKINEKLPIEAELMKSFGVGRSSIREAMKLLANSGFLRIQQGVGTFVERLTSTREPMDQRIMRANVQDLDEVRQILEMKIAEKAAINRTDDDIVAMKEHLLNRMIAAKEGNLEECVEADIQFHIAIAKASKNEILADLYKSASVHLKKGFLHLYGDTKIFQETSAVHQQLLENIIAQDPKKAWNTVAKIIGHINY, from the coding sequence ATGAAAACACTAATCCAAAAAAAATCACTTGCAGAAGAAGTTGCCTCCAAAATACAGGAGCAAATCACCTTGGGTCATTATAAAATTAATGAAAAACTACCCATTGAAGCTGAGTTGATGAAAAGTTTTGGTGTGGGTCGTTCGTCTATACGTGAGGCGATGAAATTGCTTGCTAACTCAGGTTTTTTACGTATACAACAAGGTGTAGGTACTTTTGTAGAGCGATTAACCAGTACACGCGAACCAATGGATCAGCGTATCATGCGCGCCAATGTTCAGGACCTGGACGAAGTTCGACAAATACTCGAAATGAAAATTGCTGAAAAAGCTGCAATCAACAGAACTGATGACGATATCGTTGCCATGAAAGAGCATTTACTCAACAGAATGATCGCTGCCAAAGAAGGAAATCTGGAAGAATGTGTAGAAGCTGATATACAATTTCATATTGCGATTGCAAAAGCTTCAAAAAATGAAATTCTGGCTGATCTTTACAAATCTGCTTCCGTACATCTTAAAAAAGGATTCCTGCATCTTTATGGGGATACGAAAATATTCCAGGAAACATCAGCCGTACACCAACAACTATTAGAAAATATTATTGCACAGGATCCTAAAAAAGCCTGGAATACTGTCGCAAAAATTATAGGACATATCAATTACTAA
- the metI gene encoding methionine ABC transporter permease MetI: MSESIIELLLKGTWETIVMTFVSGFFGFLLGLPTGVLLFLTRKNQILEQPVLNRFLSVLVNVFRSIPFIILIVWMIPFTRALVGTSIGVSAALVPLSIGAAPFIARLVENSLLGLPSGLIEAARALGATPLQIVFKVLLPEALPSLINAASITLITLVGYSAMGGAVGAGGLGQVGYQYGYIGYDAVTMNSVLALLVVLVFLIQFAGDALSKRFDLR; encoded by the coding sequence ATGTCTGAATCCATTATTGAATTATTATTAAAAGGTACTTGGGAAACCATAGTGATGACTTTTGTCTCTGGTTTTTTTGGTTTTCTGCTTGGACTACCAACAGGTGTTTTGCTTTTTCTGACCCGAAAAAATCAAATTTTAGAACAGCCGGTTTTGAATCGGTTTTTATCGGTTTTGGTGAACGTTTTTCGTTCGATTCCGTTTATCATCTTAATTGTATGGATGATTCCATTTACACGAGCGCTGGTAGGAACTTCTATTGGTGTAAGTGCAGCATTAGTCCCGTTAAGTATTGGGGCAGCTCCTTTTATTGCAAGATTGGTAGAGAATAGTCTTTTGGGACTTCCGTCAGGGCTAATCGAGGCAGCACGTGCATTGGGGGCAACACCTTTGCAAATCGTATTTAAAGTGTTGCTTCCGGAAGCTTTACCATCTTTAATCAATGCCGCTTCCATTACTTTAATCACACTTGTGGGATATTCTGCTATGGGTGGAGCAGTTGGAGCAGGTGGTTTAGGACAGGTGGGGTATCAGTACGGCTATATCGGTTATGATGCTGTAACGATGAACTCGGTATTGGCTTTACTGGTTGTTCTGGTATTCCTGATTCAGTTTGCAGGTGATGCATTGTCTAAACGATTTGATCTTAGATAA